From a single Raphanus sativus cultivar WK10039 chromosome 3, ASM80110v3, whole genome shotgun sequence genomic region:
- the LOC108845503 gene encoding probable FBD-associated F-box protein At1g32375, whose product MDKISQLPDELLLKILAMLPTMKDVVETMLLSKRWQFLWMMVPRIKYEDSYKNPKYGSFSLFVDRSFFRHEAPVIEALYFKLGSICGSEDIQAWMRSADKRCVRELIIKIDTFTNKGPVLLPWSLYSGGCSMLVTLKLINAVIVDDSASPISFPSLRTLSLESMKYPSGEFVKKLLSNCHVLENLVVEQCEADNVIIFTVIVPSLKSLVLKTLENKLGTDVPGFVIDAPSLENFDIFHFTGFCTFENNMSKIVEAKLVLNTWKLWKRLGSIASFKRLYLCLPSLKDMYSAGSVFSSLVHLKICTCETEWVNVLMRMLKDSPNLRALKLHQCHVLRPKEPRPCWNPAWNEPSSVPECLLSSLETFEWVKYEGAEEEKEVVAFVFRSAKWLKKATIKFHIKTNDTAKKLEVIKELFSSSRRSPACQLEFR is encoded by the exons ATGGACAAGATAAGTCAGCTGCCTGATGAGCTTCTACTGAAAATATTGGCAATGCTTCCTACCATGAAAGATGTTGTGGAAACTATGCTTTTGTCAAAACGATGGCAGTTTCTTTGGATGATGGTTCCAAGAATCAAATACGAGGATAGCTATAAGAACCCCAAGTATGGAAGCTTTTCTCTGTTTGTAGACAGATCTTTCTTTAGGCACGAGGCTCCAGTTATAGAAGCTTTATATTTCAAACTTGGTAGTATTTGTGGTAGTGAAGATATTCAAGCGTGGATGAGATCTGCTGATAAACGTTGTGTGCGTGAGCTGATTATCAAGATTGATACTTTTACTAATAAAGGTCCAGTCTTACTTCCTTGGAGTTTGTATAGTGGAGGATGTAGCATGCTTGTGACCTTGAAACTAATTAATGCGGTTATTGTGGATGATTCTGCATCTCCAATTTCTTTCCCATCCCTCAGAACGTTGAGTCTTGAATCCATGAAGTATCCAAGTGGTGAATTTGTCAAGAAGCTTTTATCCAACTGCCATGTCCTTGAAAACTTGGTTGTTGAACAATGTGAAGCTGACAATGTTATCATTTTTACTGTTATCGTGCCTTCTTTAAAGAGTTTAGTCTTGAAAACATTAGAAAACAAACTTGGAACCGATGTTCCTGGGTTTGTGATAGATGCTCCTTCTTTGGAAAATTTCGACATTTTTCATTTTACTGGGTTTTGTACCTTTGAGAACAATATGAGTAAGATTGTGGAGGCAAAACTTGTCCTTAATACTTGGAAGTTATGGAAGAGGTTGGGTTCTATTGCTTCGTTCAAGCGCCTTTATCTGTGCCTACCATCCTTAaag GATATGTACTCCGCTGGTAGTGTCTTCTCCAGTCTTGTACATTTGAAGATATGCACATGCGAGACAGAATGGGTAAATGTACTCATGCGTATGCTCAAAGATTCTCCTAATTTACGAGCTCTCAAACTTCACCAG TGCCATGTCCTTCGACCTAAAGAGCCGCGCCCATGCTGGAACCCGGCATGGAATGAACCGAGTTCAGTTCCTGAATGTTTGTTATCAAGTCTTGAAACTTTCGAATGGGTAAAATATGAAGgagcagaagaagagaaagaagtagTAGCGTTTGTTTTTAGAAGCGCAAAGTGGTTAAAGAAGGCAACCATTAAATTCCACATTAAAACCAATGACACTGCCAAGAAACTTGAGGTGATCAAGGAGTTGTTCTCGTCCTCGAGGCGTTCACCAGCGTGTCAGCTTGAGTTCCGCTGA
- the LOC130509020 gene encoding probable FBD-associated F-box protein At1g32375, whose amino-acid sequence MDRISQLHDELLLKILAMLPTMKDIVDTMLLSKRWQFLWMMVPRLVYNDNYKNPKYGSFSLFVDRSFFKHDAPVIEALRFKLGSICGSEDIQAWMRSADKRCVRELIIQIDTFTYKHPVLLPWSLFSGGCRMLVTLNISKAILVDDLDSPISFPSLKTLSLKSIKYPCGEFVKKLLSNCHVLEDLVVEQCQADNVNIFTVIVPSLKSLVLKTLDERLANDTQGFVIDAPSLEKIDVFHSSGFCIFENDMTKVVDANLVVDSWKLWKKLGSIASFKRLYLCLPSSKDVYPAGSVFTSLVYLKICTCETEWVNLLMRVLRDSPNLRALRLQQCHILRSKKPRPCWNPSWNEPSSVPECFLSSLETFEWVNYEGAEEEKEAVAFVFRSAKCLKKATINICSKTSDFDKKLEVIKELFSSTRRSPACQLELR is encoded by the exons ATGGACAGGATAAGTCAGTTGCATGATGAGCTTCTACTGAAAATATTGGCAATGCTTCctaccatgaaagatattgtGGACACTATGCTTTTGTCAAAACGATGGCAGTTTCTTTGGATGATGGTTCCAAGACTCGTATACAATGATAACTATAAGAACCCCAAGTATGGAAGCTTTTCTCTGTTTGTAGACAGATCTTTCTTTAAGCACGATGCTCCAGTTATAGAAGCTTTGCGTTTCAAACTTGGTAGTATTTGTGGTAGTGAAGATATTCAAGCGTGGATGAGATCTGCTGATAAACGTTGTGTGCGTGAGCTGATTATCCAGATTGATACTTTTACTTATAAACATCCAGTCTTACTTCCTTGGAGCTTGTTTAGTGGGGGATGTAGAATGCTTGTGACCTTAAATATAAGCAAGGCAATTCTTGTGGATGATCTTGATTCACCAATTTCTTTCCCATCCCTCAAAACTCTGAGTCTTAAATCCATCAAGTATCCATGTGGTGAGTTTGTCAAGAAGCTTTTATCCAACTGTCATGTCCTTGAAGACTTGGTTGTGGAGCAATGTCAAGCTGACAATGTTAACATTTTCACTGTTATCGTGCCTTCTCTAAAGAGTTTAGTCTTGAAAACATTAGATGAAAGACTTGCAAACGATACTCAAGGGTTTGTGATAGATGCTCCTTCTTTggaaaaaatcgatgttttccATTCGAGTGGGTTTTGTATCTTTGAGAATGATATGACTAAGGTTGTGGATGCAAATCTTGTCGTTGATTCTTGGAAATTATGGAAGAAGTTGGGTTCTATTGCTTCGTTCAAGCGTCTTTATCTGTGCCTACCATCCTCAAAG GATGTGTATCCTGCCGGTAGTGTCTTCACCAGTCTTGTATATTTGAAGATATGCACATGTGAGACAGAATGGGTGAATCTACTCATGCGTGTGCTCAGAGATTCTCCTAATTTACGTGCTCTCAGGCTTCAACAG TGCCATATCCTTCGATCTAAAAAGCCACGCCCATGCTGGAACCCGTCCTGGAATGAACCGAGTTCAGTTCCTGAATGTTTTTTATCAAGTCTTGAAACTTTTGAATGGGTAAATTATGAAggagcagaagaagagaaggaagcAGTAGCGTTTGTTTTTAGAAGCGCAAAGTGTTTAAAGAAAGCAACTATTAATATCTGCAGTAAAACAAGTGACTTTGACAAGAAACTCGAGGTGATCAAGGAGTTGTTCTCGTCAACAAGGCGTTCACCAGCCTGTCAGCTTGAGTTACGCTAA